The following coding sequences are from one Salvia hispanica cultivar TCC Black 2014 chromosome 3, UniMelb_Shisp_WGS_1.0, whole genome shotgun sequence window:
- the LOC125216186 gene encoding syntaxin-51-like isoform X2 — MAASNDAWVREYNEAVRLADDITNMISERSSLPPSGPEAQRHASTIRRKITILGTRLDSLQSLLQKLHGKQSLTEKEMNRRRDMVNNLRSKVTQMASSLNMSNFANRDSLLGPEIKPADAMSRISGLDNQGIVGLQRQVMREQDEGLEKLEETVISTKHIALAVNEELDLHTRLIDDLDQHVEVTDSRLQFAASQTGPWT, encoded by the exons aTGGCAGCTTCTAATGACGCATGGGTAAGGGAATATAATGAAGCAGTTAGACTTGCTGATGATATCACTAACATGATATCTGAAAGAAGTTCATTGCCACCTTCCGGGCCAGAAGCACAGCGGCATGCATCGACCATACGGAGGAAAATTACCATATTGGGAACCAGATTGGATAGTCTGCAGTCTCTTCTGCAAAAGCTTCATGGAAAGCAGTCTCT GACAGAGAAAGAAATGAATCGTCGACGTGACATGGTAAACAATTTGAGATCAAAAGTAACTCAGATGGCTTCCTCGTTGAACATGTCAAACTTTGCTAATAGAGACAGCTTACTTGGCCCGGAGATAAAGCCTGCTGATGCTATGAGCAGAATAAGTGGCCTTGACAACCAAGGGATTGTTGGTCTTCAGAGACAAGTCATGAGAG AGCAAGATGAAGGTCTTGAAAAATTGGAGGAGACAGTCATAAGCACCAAACACATTGCACTTGCAGTGAATGAAGAACTTGATCTGCATACAAGACTAATT GATGATCTCGATCAACATGTTGAGGTTACAGACTCCAGACTACAG TTTGCCGCAAGCCAAACGggcccgtggacgtag
- the LOC125216186 gene encoding syntaxin-51-like isoform X1 yields MAASNDAWVREYNEAVRLADDITNMISERSSLPPSGPEAQRHASTIRRKITILGTRLDSLQSLLQKLHGKQSLTEKEMNRRRDMVNNLRSKVTQMASSLNMSNFANRDSLLGPEIKPADAMSRISGLDNQGIVGLQRQVMREQDEGLEKLEETVISTKHIALAVNEELDLHTRLIDDLDQHVEVTDSRLQRVQKRLAILNKRTKGGCSCMCLFLSVIGIVVLIAVIYVLIKYL; encoded by the exons aTGGCAGCTTCTAATGACGCATGGGTAAGGGAATATAATGAAGCAGTTAGACTTGCTGATGATATCACTAACATGATATCTGAAAGAAGTTCATTGCCACCTTCCGGGCCAGAAGCACAGCGGCATGCATCGACCATACGGAGGAAAATTACCATATTGGGAACCAGATTGGATAGTCTGCAGTCTCTTCTGCAAAAGCTTCATGGAAAGCAGTCTCT GACAGAGAAAGAAATGAATCGTCGACGTGACATGGTAAACAATTTGAGATCAAAAGTAACTCAGATGGCTTCCTCGTTGAACATGTCAAACTTTGCTAATAGAGACAGCTTACTTGGCCCGGAGATAAAGCCTGCTGATGCTATGAGCAGAATAAGTGGCCTTGACAACCAAGGGATTGTTGGTCTTCAGAGACAAGTCATGAGAG AGCAAGATGAAGGTCTTGAAAAATTGGAGGAGACAGTCATAAGCACCAAACACATTGCACTTGCAGTGAATGAAGAACTTGATCTGCATACAAGACTAATT GATGATCTCGATCAACATGTTGAGGTTACAGACTCCAGACTACAG CGAGTACAGAAGAGGCTCGCTATATTAAACAAACGGACAAAGGGTGGCTGCTCCTGCATGTGTCTGTTTCTATCAGTTATAGGGATTGTTGTTTTGATTGCTGTTATATATGTGCTAatcaaatatttgtaa
- the LOC125213476 gene encoding serine/threonine-protein phosphatase PP-X isozyme 2-like, whose amino-acid sequence MSDLDRQIEQLKRCEPLTEYQVKDLCLKAIEILVEESNVQRVDAPVTICGDIHGQFYDMKELFRVGGDCPKTNYLFLGDFVDRGFYSVETFLLLLALKVRYPDRITLIRGNHESRQITQVYGFYDECLRKYGSINVWRYCTEIFDYLSLSALIDNKIFCVHGGLSPAISTLDQIRTIDRKQEVPHEGAMCDLLWSDPEDIVDGWGLSPRGAGFLFGGSVVTTFNHSNNIDYICRAHQLVMEGYKWMFNEQIVTVWSAPNYCYRCGNIAAILELDENLEKKFLVFEAAPLESRGAPVKKPPPDYFL is encoded by the exons ATGTCCGACCTAGACCGCCAAATTGAGCAGTTGAAGCGATGCGAGCCGCTCACCGAGTACCAAGTCAAGGATCTCTGTCTCAAAGCCATCGAAATCCTCGTCGAAGAGAGCAATGTTCAACGCGTTGATGCCCCTGTCACT ATTTGTGGAGACATACATGGACAGTTCTATGACATGAAAGAGCTTTTTAGAGTTGGAGGTGATTGTCCAAAAACGAACTACTTGTTTCTTGGAGATTTTGTTGATAGAGGATTTTACTCCGTTGAGACATTCCTGCTTCTACTTGCCCTGAAG GTACGGTATCCTGATAGGATAACACTTATCAGAGGGAACCATGAGAGCCGACAGATAACACAG GTGTATGGTTTTTATGATGAGTGTCTCCGGAAATATGGTTCCATCAATGTTTGGAGATATTGCACTGAAATTTTTGATTACTTAAG CTTGTCGGCACTCAttgataacaaaatattttgtgttcaTGGTGGTTTGTCTCCTGCGATATCCACATTAGACCAG ATTCGTACAATAGATCGAAAGCAAGAAGTACCCCACGAAGGTGCCATGTGTGATCTCCTTTGGTCAGATCCAGAAGACATTGTTGATGGATGGGGTCTCAGTCCTCGTGGTGCAGGATTTTTATTTGGTGGAAGTGTTGTCACTACATTTAATCACTCAAATAACATCGACTATATATGCCGTGCCCATCAGCTGGTAATGGAAGGTTATAAATGGATGTTTAACGAACAGATAGTTACAGTCTGGTCAGCTCCAAATTACTGCTACAG ATGTGGAAACATTGCTGCAATTCTCGAGCTAGATGAAAACCTTGAGAAGAAGTTCCTTGTATTTGAAGCAGCTCCACTG GAATCGAGAGGAGCACCGGTGAAAAAGCCTCCTCCGGATTACTTTCTATAG